The proteins below are encoded in one region of Chitinophagales bacterium:
- the crtI gene encoding phytoene desaturase: MATIAVIGSGFSGLSAAAYLAKAGHEVHVFEKNNSPGGRARQLKTAKGFVFDMGPSWYWMPAVYEKFFNDFGHKASDFYRLDLLQPAFDMVFGRNEVAHIPQRFDELCAWFESVEEGSALQLKKFMEQAEFKYETGMNRLIYQPGIVWSEYASMEVLKGLMKLQLLSSFSKHIRRYFRNEKLLSLMEFPVLFLGAMPEATPALYSLMNYAGLKLGTWYPQGGFGEVVNAFVHVAKSAGAQFHFDANVEKIITDKNKAVAIRVNHDAFACDGIIAAADYHHVESTLLDARQRNYDEKYWDSRTLAPSCLVFYLGINRRVDSFSHHTLFFDTHFSKHAEEIYIHPQYPTQPLFYMCCPSRTDNSVAPEGCENIFLLMPIAPGLPDTAQTREKYFDIMLSRIENNLGESLRENIIEKISYCINDFVSDYNSYKGNAYGLANTLLQTAVLKPKIKNYKIKNLFYAGQLTVPGPGVPPSIISGKIAAGLLENELKKIVHETAV, encoded by the coding sequence ATGGCAACCATTGCGGTGATCGGTTCAGGGTTTTCTGGTTTAAGTGCTGCGGCTTACCTGGCAAAAGCAGGTCATGAGGTGCATGTATTTGAAAAAAACAATTCACCGGGCGGCAGGGCAAGGCAACTGAAAACGGCAAAGGGTTTTGTTTTTGATATGGGACCGAGCTGGTACTGGATGCCTGCTGTTTACGAAAAGTTTTTTAATGACTTCGGACATAAGGCCTCCGATTTCTACAGGCTGGATCTGCTTCAGCCGGCCTTCGATATGGTATTCGGCAGGAATGAAGTTGCCCATATCCCGCAGCGTTTTGATGAGCTGTGTGCATGGTTTGAAAGCGTTGAAGAAGGCAGTGCACTGCAGCTGAAGAAATTTATGGAGCAAGCCGAATTTAAGTACGAGACCGGTATGAACAGGCTGATCTACCAACCCGGCATAGTGTGGAGTGAATATGCCAGCATGGAAGTATTGAAAGGTCTTATGAAGCTGCAGCTGCTGTCATCCTTCAGCAAACATATCCGCAGGTATTTCAGGAATGAGAAATTACTTTCCCTGATGGAGTTTCCCGTTTTGTTTCTGGGCGCAATGCCGGAAGCAACGCCAGCGCTTTACAGTTTGATGAATTATGCGGGGCTGAAACTCGGCACATGGTATCCACAGGGAGGATTCGGAGAAGTAGTAAACGCTTTTGTGCACGTGGCAAAATCAGCAGGTGCGCAATTTCATTTCGATGCTAACGTAGAAAAAATCATTACCGATAAAAATAAAGCAGTGGCCATCAGGGTCAATCATGATGCATTCGCCTGTGATGGTATTATTGCCGCTGCCGATTATCATCATGTTGAAAGCACTTTGCTGGACGCCAGGCAGAGAAATTATGATGAAAAATACTGGGACAGCCGGACGCTGGCACCTTCCTGCCTTGTCTTTTACCTGGGCATCAACCGCAGGGTGGATTCCTTTAGCCACCACACACTGTTTTTTGACACGCATTTCTCAAAACATGCGGAAGAAATCTATATACACCCGCAGTACCCGACACAGCCTTTGTTTTATATGTGTTGCCCATCCCGCACGGATAACAGTGTTGCGCCGGAAGGATGTGAGAACATATTCCTGTTGATGCCGATTGCACCGGGACTACCCGATACAGCGCAAACGCGGGAAAAATATTTTGACATCATGCTCAGCCGCATCGAAAATAACCTGGGCGAATCTTTGCGCGAAAATATTATTGAAAAGATCAGTTACTGCATCAATGACTTTGTCAGCGACTATAACTCCTACAAGGGAAATGCCTACGGTCTGGCCAATACGTTATTGCAAACTGCAGTGCTGAAACCCAAAATCAAGAACTATAAGATAAAAAACCTGTTTTACGCAGGTCAGCTTACGGTTCCCGGCCCCGGCGTACCGCCGTCGATTATCAGCGGGAAGATTGCCGCAGGATTACTTGAAAATGAATTAAAAAAAATTGTCCATGAAACAGCTGTTTGA
- a CDS encoding phytoene/squalene synthase family protein, translating to MKQLFDELSAECSRITTRKYSTSFSLGIRFLNKRLQSPIYAIYGFVRLADEIVDSFHDYDKKSLLDDLNRDTSAAIEKGISLNPVLNSFQQVVNQYEIPAELIKSFMHSMQMDLAKTQYSADEYRAYIYGSAEAVGLMCLCVFTEGNRNLYNELKPYAMKLGAAFQKVNFLRDVKADNLELGRTYFPGVDLNNFSLADKQQIEMDIAADFHESLQGILRLPSSARKGVFLAYYYYYMLFKKIRQVPPHRILQQRIRIPDYEKVWLMLQSNLKLQLHLL from the coding sequence ATGAAACAGCTGTTTGATGAACTTTCAGCGGAATGCAGCCGCATCACTACGAGGAAATACAGCACGAGTTTTTCGCTGGGTATCAGGTTTTTAAATAAACGCCTGCAATCTCCCATCTATGCAATCTATGGCTTTGTGCGGCTGGCCGACGAAATCGTGGACAGCTTCCATGACTATGACAAAAAATCACTGCTGGATGATTTGAACAGGGATACCTCTGCTGCCATCGAAAAAGGGATCTCTCTGAACCCCGTGCTGAATTCATTTCAGCAGGTAGTGAATCAGTACGAAATTCCGGCGGAGCTGATCAAATCGTTTATGCATAGCATGCAAATGGATTTAGCCAAGACACAATACAGCGCAGATGAGTACCGTGCCTACATCTATGGTTCAGCAGAGGCAGTCGGATTGATGTGCCTTTGTGTTTTCACGGAAGGAAACAGAAACTTATACAATGAACTGAAGCCGTATGCCATGAAACTGGGAGCAGCCTTTCAGAAAGTAAATTTCCTGCGGGATGTTAAGGCAGACAACCTGGAATTGGGCAGGACCTATTTTCCGGGCGTTGACCTGAATAATTTTTCCTTAGCGGATAAGCAGCAAATAGAAATGGATATAGCAGCCGATTTTCACGAATCGTTGCAGGGCATCTTACGTTTGCCTTCAAGTGCAAGAAAGGGTGTATTCCTTGCTTACTACTACTATTATATGCTCTTTAAAAAAATCAGGCAGGTGCCGCCGCACCGGATCTTGCAACAGCGTATCCGCATTCCAGACTATGAAAAAGTATGGCTGATGCTGCAGTCAAATTTGAAACTTCAGCTTCATCTTCTCTGA
- a CDS encoding sterol desaturase family protein — MNFLIVLLSFISMEAVAWFAHKYVMHGLLWTLHKDHHNKESKGFFEHNDFFFLIFALPGIAGLFWGMKYDFNALFWIGLGITFYGFAYFMVHDIFIHQRFKILKHTDNRYFRAIRRAHKMHHKHLSKEEGECFGMLWVPFKYFAKSHPLSEV; from the coding sequence ATGAATTTCTTAATCGTTTTGCTTTCATTTATTTCCATGGAGGCCGTAGCATGGTTTGCGCATAAGTATGTAATGCATGGATTGCTCTGGACGTTGCACAAAGACCATCATAACAAGGAAAGCAAGGGTTTTTTTGAACACAATGATTTCTTCTTCCTGATTTTTGCCTTGCCGGGCATAGCCGGTTTATTTTGGGGCATGAAGTACGACTTTAATGCATTATTCTGGATTGGGCTGGGCATCACCTTTTATGGATTTGCCTATTTCATGGTGCATGATATTTTCATTCATCAGCGCTTTAAAATACTGAAGCATACAGACAACAGATATTTCAGGGCTATCCGCAGGGCGCATAAGATGCATCATAAACATTTAAGCAAGGAAGAGGGAGAGTGTTTCGGCATGTTATGGGTGCCCTTTAAGTACTTTGCAAAAAGCCACCCG